One genomic segment of Paenibacillus durus includes these proteins:
- the fliJ gene encoding flagellar export protein FliJ — protein MRFHYNFQKVVDLKGNEKTQAEWLLSNALGELQAQEKSLVELMEQRNEILLSLQAAAERRTPMAMIREMQDYVDYLDNCITRKQGEISQAHQEVSRKQDNLNSKALDEKIWLKAREKALGIFKQNMNLREQNELDEMATVRFAMRPL, from the coding sequence ATGAGATTTCACTATAATTTCCAGAAAGTCGTCGATTTGAAGGGCAATGAAAAAACGCAGGCGGAATGGTTGCTCTCAAACGCGCTTGGGGAACTCCAGGCCCAGGAGAAAAGTCTGGTTGAACTTATGGAACAGCGAAATGAAATTTTACTCTCGCTTCAGGCAGCGGCAGAGCGCAGAACACCGATGGCGATGATCCGGGAAATGCAGGATTACGTGGATTATTTGGACAACTGCATTACCCGCAAACAAGGTGAGATTAGCCAAGCGCATCAAGAAGTTTCAAGAAAACAGGATAATCTTAACTCAAAAGCTTTGGATGAAAAAATTTGGTTGAAAGCAAGGGAAAAAGCGCTGGGCATTTTTAAACAAAATATGAATTTGCGGGAACAAAACGAACTGGATGAGATGGCTACCGTCCGCTTCGCGATGAGGCCCCTCTGA